The region CCAACGGATGTCACGCAGCATTCCGGAAAAGAACGGCCATGACGGATGAACGTTTCCTCCGGGTGGTCGGCGACCGCGATGTGGTGCACGAGCTCTGGAACGACCTTCCGGAGATGTGGCGCGGACCCGTCATCGGCCCGGAAATTCCCTACTGGAAGATCATCACCTCGCCCAACCATACCACCATTGATCTGACCGGACTCCCCCGTCGGTTGCATGTGGAGCTTGCCTGGATGGCGCACTGGCATGTCCTCGACGGCATGCAAGTTCCGCATCCGGCTCTTATCCAGCTAGCGACGATTTTGCGGACGGCAATCCGTCACGGCAGGCCGGTCCCGACGTCGTTGCAGGAAATGGACTGGGATACGGCTTCTGGCCTTCGACAGTGGTACTTCGCTACTCGGTGGAGGCGTTTTCCCAGCAAACGTACGCAGACGGGGATTCGCGCCATCGTCCGCTTCCCCAGGAACGCGCTCATCGCTCGATGCTCGAACGAGCCGTGGTGGCGCCTGGACAACTGGATCCCGCGATGCGACAAGCGGATCCCCCTGCCGCAAGATGAGCCGCATGCACACGCCAGCTGTTCGCCAGGGAGGATCCGAACGCCATGGCTCCGTGAAGGCGCCAAGTGGTACCTGGGTATGACGGTCGAATCCGGCATGTTGCGCTGGACAACAGTATGCGGGAGTGAGCTTAAAGGCCTCGTCCAATTCGACCATTGGCTGACCAGCACATTCGAGAATCCCGAGGATGTATTCGGCGATCCCGACGCAGCGTTCGAACAGGCCGCCGCTTTTGCTCGATGGACGAGCGATCGGCGCAACCGCGGTGGTCACCACCGCTCGGCTGATCGTCTGCGCGTTTCCCCGGAGCAGACGGCCCAAGATCTGGGTGCAGTCTCCAAGCTGTTCGAGTACATCGTCGTCAATCCCAGCGAGAGCCGGAAGACACTTGGCCCTTCGCCTTGGGACCGCGCGACGGGCACGCACGTCGCCAGTTGGCACCCACAGCGCCGAAGCGTTCCGGCCAGAACGTCGTCGCGCCCGGAGCAATACATCGACAAAAAGGCCCAGATTCAGATCCTCGCGGCACTGCCCTTGCTCGAGCTTCCCCGTGAGCAGCAGAAGGAAGTCACCACGGGCGACGGCCAGCACGTAATCGTCTACGGCCTGGGTGACCCCCAGGCGATGCGCATCACCCTGCTCCAGATCCTGACAGGACGCCGAGCAAGCGAGATCCGCACCTGCATATTCGACTGCCTGTTCTCGTCCCCGGGTTACAGTCTCTCGCCGGAATCGTCAGCCCCAGACGAGATCGCCGGCTTCGCCTATGCCCAAACGAAGATAGACGGGGCGCCCGCTTACATCCTGGTCGACCAGACGGTCATCGCTGTTATCGAGGAGCAGCGACGGTGGATACGCGAGCACTATCCTGACATCGAACCGAAGTACTTGTTCGTACAGCGGACGGGCAACCGGAACGGCAACAAGCCCTATAACGCTGGCACGTATGACGCGAAACTACGCGAGCTCAGCGACATCGTGCGGATCGTCGACAGTCGTGGGCGACGAGTGCACCTTAGCCAGACACATCGTTTCCGCCACACTCGGATCACCGAGCTCTCCGATCACCTCTCCCTC is a window of Phytoactinopolyspora mesophila DNA encoding:
- a CDS encoding tyrosine-type recombinase/integrase; translation: MTDERFLRVVGDRDVVHELWNDLPEMWRGPVIGPEIPYWKIITSPNHTTIDLTGLPRRLHVELAWMAHWHVLDGMQVPHPALIQLATILRTAIRHGRPVPTSLQEMDWDTASGLRQWYFATRWRRFPSKRTQTGIRAIVRFPRNALIARCSNEPWWRLDNWIPRCDKRIPLPQDEPHAHASCSPGRIRTPWLREGAKWYLGMTVESGMLRWTTVCGSELKGLVQFDHWLTSTFENPEDVFGDPDAAFEQAAAFARWTSDRRNRGGHHRSADRLRVSPEQTAQDLGAVSKLFEYIVVNPSESRKTLGPSPWDRATGTHVASWHPQRRSVPARTSSRPEQYIDKKAQIQILAALPLLELPREQQKEVTTGDGQHVIVYGLGDPQAMRITLLQILTGRRASEIRTCIFDCLFSSPGYSLSPESSAPDEIAGFAYAQTKIDGAPAYILVDQTVIAVIEEQRRWIREHYPDIEPKYLFVQRTGNRNGNKPYNAGTYDAKLRELSDIVRIVDSRGRRVHLSQTHRFRHTRITELSDHLSLKALQRYAGHRSAAMTMHYVADREVLTEQALIAARRSDVRYDGYRLSGRKTHAPGADS